Proteins from one Nodularia sp. LEGE 06071 genomic window:
- a CDS encoding DNA sulfur modification protein DndB — MFELVIKGVPVQRGPLGEQISYVASITFGDVARLLNDGHLYIPNVSELPDFAQRKLNQTRVKAIARYILETYQDGTTFFPPICVNVQPRPTYRDGSLYLPYHSVALRLTDGQHRCYGIRQSLLDIQAQQSEYAIILSQLEIGVLIYAGLPLEEERQAFRDQNLLVQRPSVSLSHMFDKRSPTVLIAKDLLQRVPQFRNNVEMVEKGLGKHNPKVLTLSTLVTATKYMFPNLNSKKDLELRIDWAATFWAAVASILPDDPWNIKSKEERTQQRQESLTVNAVVFQALGMLARDLLLENVPEPELVKWLNRLREIDWRKRNEFWLERGVTQVGATGNPIIQNTRTTVDACHRVLREFVGILPVSNVV; from the coding sequence ATGTTTGAACTTGTTATAAAAGGCGTTCCCGTACAGCGCGGTCCTCTAGGTGAACAAATAAGTTACGTTGCCAGCATTACTTTTGGTGACGTTGCTCGTCTGTTAAATGACGGTCACCTTTATATACCCAATGTTTCGGAACTGCCAGACTTCGCTCAACGTAAACTTAATCAAACGCGAGTCAAGGCGATCGCTCGGTATATTTTGGAAACTTATCAGGATGGAACTACATTTTTCCCACCGATTTGCGTTAATGTTCAGCCACGCCCAACCTACAGGGATGGCAGTCTTTACCTTCCTTATCACTCTGTTGCTTTACGTTTAACTGATGGGCAGCATAGATGCTATGGCATTCGTCAATCGCTCTTAGATATTCAGGCGCAACAGTCAGAGTATGCCATCATCCTTTCACAGTTAGAAATTGGCGTGTTGATATATGCGGGACTGCCATTAGAGGAGGAGCGTCAAGCTTTCCGTGACCAAAACCTGTTAGTGCAAAGACCAAGTGTATCGCTTTCGCATATGTTTGATAAGCGATCGCCTACAGTTTTAATTGCCAAAGATTTGCTCCAACGAGTTCCTCAGTTCCGTAACAATGTAGAAATGGTGGAGAAAGGCTTGGGTAAGCACAATCCCAAGGTGTTGACACTTTCTACCCTGGTGACAGCCACGAAATATATGTTTCCCAATCTCAACTCTAAGAAAGATTTGGAATTGAGAATCGATTGGGCAGCCACGTTTTGGGCGGCTGTAGCCAGCATTTTACCTGATGACCCTTGGAACATTAAAAGCAAGGAGGAACGCACACAGCAAAGACAGGAGTCGCTGACTGTGAACGCAGTTGTATTCCAGGCTTTAGGAATGTTGGCTCGCGATTTGTTATTAGAAAATGTTCCCGAACCGGAACTGGTTAAGTGGTTGAATAGACTGCGGGAGATAGATTGGCGTAAACGTAACGAATTTTGGCTAGAACGAGGAGTCACACAAGTTGGCGCAACAGGAAACCCAATTATTCAAAATACACGAACTACTGTGGATGCTTGCCATCGGGTTTTGCGTGAATTTGTGGGTATTCTCCCTGTGAGTAATGTAGTTTAA
- the dpdK gene encoding phospholipase D-like domain-containing protein DpdK, translated as MPSRYIHSRLSSRQIPDLLQTIFVAELINPSQCIWLVSPWISDIPVIDNTANTFLSLEPSWSRSRIRLSQILATLAEQGTTIYIATRPDSHNHSFLSALKLRNDGTNCHIHITEELHAKGILGDGYYLAGSMNFTYNGITVNEEAVIYETLPEIIAEQQVIFANRWGGVEP; from the coding sequence ATGCCTTCCCGCTATATCCACTCCCGCCTAAGTTCCCGCCAAATCCCCGACTTACTCCAAACTATCTTCGTCGCCGAACTGATTAACCCCAGTCAGTGCATCTGGCTTGTTTCCCCCTGGATATCTGATATCCCTGTTATCGATAACACTGCCAACACTTTCCTCTCCCTAGAACCCTCTTGGAGTCGCTCCCGCATTCGCCTTTCCCAAATCCTCGCTACCCTGGCGGAACAGGGAACAACCATATACATCGCTACCCGTCCCGACTCCCATAACCATAGTTTTTTGTCAGCACTCAAACTTAGAAATGACGGCACGAACTGCCACATCCACATTACCGAAGAATTACACGCAAAAGGTATCCTGGGAGATGGGTATTATCTTGCAGGTTCGATGAATTTTACCTACAACGGAATTACAGTTAATGAAGAAGCAGTAATTTATGAGACATTACCAGAAATTATCGCTGAACAACAGGTGATTTTCGCTAACCGTTGGGGGGGAGTAGAACCATGA
- a CDS encoding HNH endonuclease, whose protein sequence is MVSEKTRKLVRQRAKYLCEYCHSPEYLSPDRFTIDHIMPQSLGGSDELDNLALACHRCNERHYNFTVGTDPKTQEQVPLFHPRQQQWSEHFIWTKDGTKIIGTTPTGRATKDRFDFNDERRDEPSIQVARRFWVEAGWHPPQSDPRQE, encoded by the coding sequence ATGGTGTCCGAGAAAACTCGAAAACTTGTAAGACAACGAGCTAAATACCTCTGTGAATACTGTCATTCTCCAGAATACTTGAGTCCAGACCGTTTTACCATTGACCATATCATGCCGCAGTCTTTGGGAGGCTCAGATGAACTGGATAATTTAGCCTTAGCTTGTCATCGCTGTAATGAGCGTCACTATAATTTTACAGTAGGTACTGATCCCAAAACCCAAGAACAAGTTCCTTTATTTCATCCTCGTCAGCAACAATGGTCTGAGCATTTTATTTGGACAAAAGACGGGACAAAAATTATAGGTACAACTCCTACAGGGAGAGCTACTAAAGATCGCTTTGACTTCAATGATGAACGTCGGGATGAGCCTTCAATTCAAGTGGCTCGTCGTTTTTGGGTAGAAGCTGGTTGGCATCCCCCCCAGTCAGATCCACGTCAAGAATAA
- the dpdD gene encoding protein DpdD, with protein MNNSTNTDVRRFLEQFFGADNKFDLGKIEGGEGNQAKIRPWVERLTQPEPQTTVLPRWREKSVDWYGIAQSQRQLRSLSEELIAFVGPTYSTFRGQQAQLNLQDPVELAVYEFTGGAVFKLSGQAKDVWEALERMRRVSDRRVKRVIEIPLPTGRVLRDFYMALQAGDRMAAENSLQYLIDQHRLDALNLLFLRVQLLAELEQWNELLTLPELGNLLQVRRPFAVTQALLRAVYRTELQHFEDNNAPGSAVAYFQEVVFPRYNNLFAVRAGSKIPEVLKLFMLLAVGGEPAKPTLRDELLAISEVEETHRSYLQRLAALLKDATPDNPGDPLQQAEQLSKDGDFDQAFSLLCDSPPSKEKVRLLFQCAYELGTLAVEKAALQAFDALTADEQTALLKVRWNQDFLTQLWGSEENTTKDTPTAEAVPTSWLEWLLQLDKEPNWERALYTARQGSAEWDVTSLLMQPQAVADFDELLDQVASKAESVLHNALPHLLAFFQKDEHFPRCEFVMLYHSLLELLVLSTQGGDADLILFNDLAIALLTLGVETGKYTEIIEYALELWNRFNSPKKVDWVLDFVDLLVSYPCAVPQMRQQLLFTVAESLRRFAGRIDETQWGIFRSLVQDLNLQAALPNLLGEQASLVEPSIEVEANIFQNLKGKSLLIYTLTESAALRVKSILAAACQDVKVYLSHDHGGNDRLRQWVKNSDIVVVVTASAKHSATGFIEANRPSHLAPILLVNSKGSASMLRVIREYLGG; from the coding sequence ATGAATAATTCTACTAATACCGATGTTCGTCGCTTCCTAGAGCAGTTTTTTGGCGCAGATAATAAATTTGACTTGGGAAAAATTGAAGGTGGTGAAGGCAATCAGGCGAAAATTCGTCCCTGGGTGGAACGACTGACCCAACCTGAACCTCAAACAACCGTTCTCCCTCGTTGGCGTGAAAAAAGCGTAGATTGGTATGGGATAGCCCAAAGCCAACGCCAATTACGTTCCTTGAGTGAAGAATTAATCGCATTCGTTGGCCCCACTTATTCTACATTTCGGGGACAACAAGCCCAGCTAAACTTGCAAGACCCTGTAGAATTAGCGGTTTATGAATTTACTGGTGGTGCAGTGTTCAAACTAAGCGGACAAGCCAAAGATGTTTGGGAAGCTTTAGAACGGATGCGCCGGGTGAGCGATCGCCGAGTCAAGCGAGTTATAGAAATTCCTCTGCCCACGGGTCGGGTACTGCGGGACTTTTACATGGCACTGCAAGCAGGCGATCGCATGGCGGCGGAAAATTCCCTGCAATACCTGATAGACCAGCATCGTCTGGATGCCCTGAATCTGCTGTTTCTGCGGGTGCAACTCTTAGCAGAATTGGAGCAATGGAACGAATTACTTACCCTCCCAGAACTAGGTAATCTTTTGCAGGTTCGCCGACCCTTTGCAGTTACCCAAGCTCTGCTGAGGGCAGTGTACCGCACTGAATTACAACATTTTGAAGACAATAACGCCCCTGGTAGTGCTGTAGCCTATTTCCAAGAAGTAGTTTTCCCTCGTTACAACAATCTTTTTGCTGTCCGTGCAGGTAGTAAAATCCCCGAAGTCCTGAAATTATTTATGCTGCTGGCTGTGGGTGGAGAACCAGCAAAACCTACTCTCCGGGATGAACTGCTGGCAATTTCGGAAGTTGAAGAGACTCATCGCAGCTATTTGCAAAGGTTAGCTGCACTGCTAAAAGATGCTACTCCTGACAACCCAGGCGACCCCTTACAACAAGCCGAACAGCTGTCTAAGGATGGAGACTTTGACCAAGCCTTTTCATTGCTTTGTGATAGTCCACCATCGAAGGAGAAAGTTCGTTTGCTCTTCCAGTGTGCCTACGAATTGGGAACCTTGGCAGTGGAAAAAGCTGCATTGCAAGCCTTTGATGCGCTAACGGCTGATGAGCAAACAGCCTTGCTGAAGGTACGCTGGAACCAAGATTTTTTGACCCAACTGTGGGGAAGTGAAGAAAATACAACCAAAGACACCCCCACCGCCGAAGCTGTCCCCACCAGTTGGCTAGAGTGGTTATTGCAGTTGGACAAAGAACCAAATTGGGAACGAGCTTTATATACTGCACGCCAAGGTTCTGCGGAGTGGGATGTCACCAGTTTGCTGATGCAACCACAAGCAGTGGCAGATTTTGACGAGTTGTTGGATCAAGTCGCCTCAAAAGCTGAGTCTGTGCTGCACAATGCCCTCCCCCACTTGTTAGCGTTTTTCCAAAAAGATGAACATTTTCCTCGTTGCGAGTTTGTGATGCTTTATCACTCGCTGCTAGAACTGCTAGTTCTCAGCACTCAGGGTGGAGATGCTGATTTAATTTTATTCAATGATTTAGCGATCGCTCTTTTAACTTTGGGAGTTGAGACGGGAAAATATACTGAGATTATAGAGTATGCTTTGGAACTCTGGAATCGCTTTAACTCTCCCAAAAAGGTTGATTGGGTGCTTGACTTCGTTGATTTACTGGTATCATACCCGTGTGCAGTTCCCCAGATGCGCCAACAGTTATTATTTACAGTTGCTGAAAGTCTACGTCGCTTTGCCGGCAGGATTGATGAGACTCAATGGGGGATTTTTCGCTCTCTGGTTCAAGACCTGAATCTGCAAGCAGCGCTGCCAAATTTACTAGGCGAACAAGCAAGTTTGGTAGAACCAAGCATTGAGGTTGAGGCGAATATCTTCCAAAATCTGAAGGGGAAATCTCTTCTGATTTACACTCTGACAGAATCAGCAGCTTTAAGGGTGAAGAGCATTTTGGCAGCAGCTTGTCAAGATGTTAAAGTTTACCTCAGTCATGATCATGGGGGTAATGATAGGTTGCGTCAGTGGGTGAAAAACTCTGATATTGTTGTCGTGGTGACGGCTAGTGCTAAACACTCGGCTACAGGTTTTATTGAAGCGAATCGTCCATCACACCTTGCACCAATTCTTTTGGTTAATAGTAAAGGTAGTGCAAGTATGCTGCGGGTGATTCGGGAGTATTTAGGTGGGTGA